The Manis javanica isolate MJ-LG chromosome 6, MJ_LKY, whole genome shotgun sequence genome contains a region encoding:
- the LOC108396482 gene encoding lysine-specific demethylase 4D-like: MEAMMSQANCTQNPSCRIMTFYPTEEEFNDFEKHITHMESQGAHRAGVAKIIPPKGWEARKTYSDIGDILIPSPLQQDVLGRAGVFTQYSKKKKAMTVGEYRDLANSAKYKAPPHSDIDDLERKFWKTRLYSSPIYGADVNGSLFDANTKQWNLRHLGTIQDLLEQECGVVIEGVNTPYLYFGMWKTTFAWHTEDMDLYSINYVHFGEPKTWYAVPPEHGWRLEHLAKELFPASAHSCGAFMRHKVALMSPTVLRDNRIPFSRVTQQAGEFIVTFPYGYHAGFNHGFNCAEAINFAMPRWIDYGKAASQCSCGEARVSFPIDVFVRTLQPERYELWKRGQDREAVNHVAPTATGSQEPGTWKDVWATRRAALGLRDLPPRRSLSPARQVAVGRGGRHRPPRLPASRRCVRASDPTSVAQGGDAAFRSPERGVALLRTQGPSDLGLHSTGRRGPGRRPREQGTQELTDQAPAKRRLLLSTACTAQDPDAQALSSDGPSLDNPAPPSPESPHSAKASGCCSVPAP, from the coding sequence ATGGAGGCTATGATGTCTCAGGCAAACTGTACCCAGAACCCAAGTTGTAGAATCATGACCTTCTACCCAACTGaagaagagtttaatgattttgaGAAACACATTactcatatggaatctcaaggtgcACACCGAGCAGGTGTGGCCAAGATAATTCCCCCCAAGGGGTGGGAAGCCAGGAAGACATACAGTGACATCGGTGACATCCTaatcccctctcccctccagcaGGACGTCCTGGGTAGGGCTGGTGTGTTCACTCAGTACTCCAAAAAGAAGAAGGCCATGACGGTTGGGGAGTATCGTGACCTGGCAAACAGTGCTAAATATAAGGCGCCCCCACACTCAGATATTGACGATTTGGAGCGAAAATTCTGGAAAACCCGGCTCTACAGTTCACCGATCTATGGCGCTGATGTCAACGGCTCCTTATTTGATGCAAACACAAAGCAGTGGAACCTCAGACACCTGGGAACCATTCAGGATCTGCTGGAACAGGAGTGTGGGGTGGTCATCGAAGGCGTCAACACACCCTACCTGTACTTTGGGATGTGGAAGACCACGTTTGCGTGGCACACGGAGGACATGGACTTGTACAGTATCAACTATGTGCACTTCGGGGAGCCCAAAACATGGTATGCGGTGCCCCCGGAGCACGGCTGGCGACTTGAACACCTGGCCAAAGAGCTCTTCCCAGCCAGTGCCCACAGCTGCGGGGCCTTCATGCGGCACAAGGTGGCCCTCATGTCACCTACTGTCCTCAGGGACAACAGGATCCCCTTCAGTCGGGTCACACAGCAGGCTGGTGAGTTCATAGTGACATTTCCATACGGGTACCATGCTGGCTTCAACCACGGCTTCAACTGCGCGGAGGCCATCAACTTTGCCATGCCGCGCTGGATCGATTACGGCAAAGCGGCCTCTCAGTGCAGCTGCGGGGAGGCCAGGGTCAGCTTTCCCATTGATGTCTTCGTGCGCACCCTGCAGCCCGAGCGCTATGAGCTCTGGAAGCGCGGGCAGGACCGGGAGGCGGTGAACCACGTGGCGCCCACGGCCACGGGCAGCCAGGAGCCGGGCACCTGGAAGGATGTGTGGGCCACCAGGAGAGCTGCGCTGGGCCTCCGGGACCTGCCGCCCCGCCGCTCACTGAGCCCTGCCAGGCAGGTGGCTGTGGGGCGAGGGGGCCGCCACCGCCCCCCTAGGCTGCCCGCATCTCGGCGCTGCGTGCGGGCCTCTGATCCTACCTCTGTGGCTCAGGGCGGGGACGCCGCTTTTCGGTCCCCGGAGCGCGGCGTAGCCCTGCTGAGAACCCAGGGCCCATCCGACCTGGGTCTCCACTCAACCGGCAGGCGTGGTCCTGGCCGTCGTCCTCGGGAGCAGGGGACTCAGGAGCTGACTGACCAGGCCCCGGCCAAGAGGCGCCTCTTGCTGAGCACAGCATGCACAGCTCAGGATCCCGATGCTCAGGCCCTGTCTTCGGACGGACCCTCACTGGACAACCCTGCACCGCCAAGCCCTGAGTCCCCACATTCTGCTAAGGCTTCTGGGTGCTGCAGTGTCCCTGCACCCTAA